In Pirellulales bacterium, a single window of DNA contains:
- a CDS encoding CHAT domain-containing protein, translating to MPFEPPRAAVRIAFVPFCVASLSRSEIDRVFNAHGLALEADANPYSKTNLVDAYCKLFDWRDDQHIQLFQDVVSDVLSLGNGSEQAVRARETFLSVCARNGVAVEKGSLVSSGTPAARTTTRTTPVRKVLFLASSPLDQARLRLDKEVREVREGLKRSTHRDSFDLIPCFAVKISDLRRGLLDHSPQIVHFAGHGDDDGILVEGDNGRAVQVPVDALADLFDLCQTHVECVILNACQSEAQAEAIAEHIPYVIGMSAGIKDQAAIQFAVGFYDALGAGKEIDDAFRFAKNAIALEGIPGARTPILIRRGH from the coding sequence ATGCCGTTTGAACCGCCCCGTGCCGCAGTCCGAATCGCGTTTGTTCCGTTCTGCGTTGCCAGCCTAAGTCGATCCGAGATCGACCGTGTGTTCAACGCTCACGGCCTGGCGCTCGAGGCTGACGCCAATCCCTACTCAAAAACGAACCTCGTTGACGCCTACTGCAAGTTGTTTGATTGGCGCGATGACCAGCACATCCAACTATTTCAAGATGTCGTTAGCGATGTGCTGTCCCTCGGCAATGGCAGCGAGCAAGCCGTCCGAGCTAGAGAGACGTTCCTTTCAGTTTGTGCGCGGAACGGCGTCGCCGTCGAGAAGGGCTCGCTTGTCTCCTCCGGAACGCCGGCCGCCCGAACTACAACCCGAACCACACCTGTTCGCAAGGTTCTGTTCCTGGCGTCGAGCCCGCTCGACCAAGCCAGGCTTCGTCTTGACAAGGAGGTTCGCGAGGTCCGTGAGGGGCTCAAGCGATCCACCCATCGGGATTCGTTCGATCTGATCCCCTGCTTTGCCGTAAAGATCAGCGATTTGCGACGGGGCCTATTGGACCATTCGCCGCAGATCGTTCACTTCGCCGGACACGGGGACGACGACGGCATCCTCGTCGAAGGCGACAACGGCCGAGCGGTGCAGGTGCCGGTCGATGCTCTCGCAGACCTGTTTGACCTGTGTCAGACTCACGTCGAGTGCGTAATCTTGAACGCCTGCCAGTCCGAGGCCCAGGCCGAGGCGATCGCCGAGCACATCCCGTATGTCATCGGCATGAGCGCGGGCATCAAGGACCAAGCCGCGATCCAGTTCGCTGTGGGCTTCTATGATGCCCTCGGCGCTGGAAAGGAGATCGACGACGCGTTCCGGTTCGCCAAGAACGCCATCGCCCTTGAGGGCATTCCTGGGGCTCGCACGCCGATTCTGATCCGAAGAGGACACTGA